CGCAAAAATTTCATCTCGAAAGGACATACCCTTCGTGTTTACAGGgcgtaaacaaatcaaCCAATTCATATTCAGTTAAACGGTAAAGGTGAAGAAGATGTCTGTATGATTGACTTAAGcgatttatttattttttttatttatttttttttaagaggaagaaacgcaaaacaataaaatgCTGCTTTTTTACCTATTCAACAAAGTGACATGCTATCTGTTTGACGAGCTTGTGTGCAAGGTACTGAAATGACATAAAGAAGTTGATGGCAGCTTCACCTTGGCAAACATCTAGTCATTGCCATTGCAGGTTTATTTCcactttttgaagatgaaatAAAGTGaactcttttctttttttgtagttTTAATTGATTGAATCGCCGTCTGTTATCATATACTACCAACTTGTGCTTTTCTTGGTCCGTTTGTGATTGACCGCTATGGACGAAAAAGAGTGTGAAAAGCAACTTGAAGCTCCCAAACTGGCCGAATCTTCTTACTTGGCTTCTCTAATGAGTTTCGAAAGCGATCTACCCTCGTACCACAAGATTTGGTGTTCATAAAATCTGGATGATTCGGAAAAATGTCgttttttttaacattCACCGGATTCTGAAAACAAGAGCGACGAGCTGCCTAAAAATGCTTCTGCAGCAATGGATTTCGCTGCCGCTCTATCCAATTGGCTCAAAATTgcattcttgtttttcgttAGACCACCAGCATTCCTGAGAATTCCATTTGCTGCAAAATCATACAGTAAATGAAGGactttgactttttctGTTATCTCTTCTCCATAGGAATTGATTCTTTAGTTTCGTATTACTTCCTCTCTCCTTTTCTAACCAATGGTTTGCTGAAAGAATTTCGAAAAGAGTTTCAATCTTGTATAGCGGCGTTTCTTGTCGTCCTGGCTTTTGGCTTTCTTCTTAATTTAGTTTCAGGTATGCCAGTAGACGGATGATGTTTGATGAAAGCTTTACTAACTGATAACGAATagttttattgaatttgctttttttaacGTTGAATGGTGTTTCCAAATCGTTCAAACATGTTCATTAACTGTTAAAAGTTGTTCTTCAGGTGTTCGGATACGTTCGCATACTACTAGCCTATATTCTAGATTATGACATTACATTAGAAGTGTCCGACtcaatgaatgaaaatcaaTTGCCATAAAATGCTGATGCAATACCTCTCGAACCGCCAGGAGAGCCAAAGAGTTCTATATTAGAAGCGAGGAACCATATTTCGAATTTGTGAAACAGTAGGTAAGGCGACAAGAAAATCAGTCTAGGAATACTGGAAGCGCTAAAGGTTTGCACAACACTTAAGAAGCCTTTTGTCCTTTTTGTACCCTTTGTACATTTACCCTTGCTTTATTCTACCATATTTTCTGTTCTCAGGACAATGTTTGGTTCTTCCCTTTCCCTTCTACATTTGCATCTGCATAACGTCCATTTATCCTCACACTAGTTAGTctcgtttatttattaattgtTTTGCAATACGAATGTTTactcgttttctttctattttagaTCTTCAATAAGATATTGATTGGTGTTTCAAGAAATGCTGCTGTGAATGCATTGCTTCCCTTCGTATACGCTCAATTCAAGGAcaagaaaataacaaaagtACAACTATGAAATGAAACATTCTTAAggataaatcaaaaagaaaaagagagggagcctacagcacgccggattcccatgttgtctccaaccatagtactaacgagaccTTCAGATCAaaactgcagtgatcggacgggaactggtgttttcgcctaggtgtggccgtagaGAAGTGCTTGTTAGAGTATATAGATTAATCAAGTAGATTACattaaaatcaaaacattTTATTCAAAGGCATAACACGTTTCGCTTCAGAATTATTTTGCTCATGTTCATTGATTCGTCAAGGAAAATTCATTACTAATTAGGGTCGCATAGAAACACATCATATCGTTCCCATACTATGAATAAAACATGTTAGCATTCAAAATGATTCTATAGTACAGCGAACGTCTCAAGGACCCTAGGATGTCTTGGGAACGAATACAAGAAAGGTTGAAGAAACGAATACTAGCTATTGTACTTCACTTTTGAGCAACATCTTCTATACGGAGTGTAACTTCACGCTCCAATCGTCGTTGATCATTAAAACCAAATCATACATTTCATCTTTGCGAGATTCTTATAttcatcataaaaaaactctttttAAAGGGGGGCACGTCGGCCACAAATGCGTAGACGCTTGACACCACCATCAGGAACAATGATCATACGAACATGCGTCTTGGGAGTGGCGATGTTCTCAAGATCCAAGAAGGTATGTTCCATATGAGGGCCAAGTTTATGAGCAGGTAAAATAATCTCCCAAGTACAATCAGGGCCAGGGACATGATCGGGAGAGTCCGTTGCTTCCAAGATAACTTCCTTGGGATAATTTCCCTTGAAATGATTGGTATCGACAAGGATATCATCGATATAGCCTTTGGTGCCTAACTTCACGATGACCCAATCAACATGACCAGGCTCTCGGCTTCTAGCGGTTTCCCAACCATCACCCATGTTGATGCCCCGACCAGGCAGAATAAGATTATCTTTTCGTCCAAAGTGTTGGTTACTACATTGAACCACTAGACCGCCAAGATACATATGGGCAAGATCTAGACGAATGTCCAGGTCGGCTGGGAACACAGGAATTACGTTCCCGTACACACGAAAACGAGCAATTCCTCCATCTGGGTACATTTGTAAACGCACATGCGTATAGCAATCACTTGTGGGGGTCTCTAATTGGAAAAGGTGTCGCTGAGAAGGGCCGCATGAAACCTTGGGAAGAATTGGAGTCCAAAATGCATTGGCATCGGGAATTTTGTTAGGGGAAAATGTAGCTTCAACACTTACGGCAGGTGCGTGGTTACCGTTGAAAAAAGCGGTGTCGATTTCGATACCAGTGATGCAGCCACTGGAAGCCCCTACCTTGGCAATCACCCAGTCGGAGGGTTCTGGGTTGTGTCTTCTCGTTTCCCAGCCATCATACCAAGCACCTGTCTCCACGTAGACACCTTCTCTTCGAATGGGAGGAGACTGTGAAATTAAATTTTCTGCCGAGGCGAAAAAGTCATCACTACACGCAATAACTTGACCACCTAGACTTCGAGAGATTAAATCGATACAATGTTGAGAGAAAAATGCATCACCCACCTTGGGTGCAATCTGTACAACAGCTGCTGTAGACATTTGGTAtacgttttcttttaaaaaccTTTCTAGACAGTATTCGTACAACTTTGCTCGTAAGCTATAGGccgaaaatgaaaataaacggagaagaaaattaaaagttaAAAGGATAAAGACTTTTTAAATAGCTTTAATAATGTAATTACCCCGCTGAACGCAGTATCTTCACACTTTGTGTTTCTTTGAGGATGTTCTTAAATGCTTTTACTATGATAAGACTTGATTTCGATTGACCCGAACGGTAgacttcttctttcaaaaagtccttctttctaaaaaaaacttGATATTCTGGTAAAAAGATCGTTTCCAATTAACTAGTCTTGGGAGCATTCTCTATATATGCGTCTTCGGTAGGAGTAACCGACATTTCGGGAGACCCAAGAATAGAgatattcattttaaaTATCTTTAGCTATCAAAAACTCTTTCCGAAAAAGTTTACATATCGTCCTAATCACCTCCGTCTTGATGTTGGATATCAAAAGAACAGAGATTGCCAAAACAGTTTCCAACGAGAAGGAAGCGTTAATCTCAATTTCAAGTTGATTTCGAAAGGGTTTGGCATTGACGTTGAAGTGGTTTTTGGatacttttcaattcaaaaaaatttaattcttttactGCATCTCAAAAGACAAGTGGACTAATCTAGGTTTTCTACACACGTTCAGTTTTCTAtcccttctttttaaataaaaatggtGCGCATTCTTGTCATAAATCCAAATTCTACAGTGGAAATGACCAACAATGTAAAAAAGGTCTTGGATTCCTGTACGCCACTGGATGTTGAATTACAATACCTTAGTGGCCCTCCGAACGGACCTGCTTCAATTGAATCTGTATTTGATGGAATCCTTACCGCATCGTTTGTCATGCGACATTTCAAGCAGAATCCTCCTCAGTGCGATGCCTTTTTAGTCGCTTGCTATTCGGATCATCCACTTGTTTCTGCATTGCGTGAAGCTTATAAAAAACCTTGTCTTGGCATTATGCAAGCTTCGATATTCGCAGCTTTGTCTCTAGGTCGTAAAGTAGCAATTGTTACAACAACAAAACGTTACGAACCATTACTCAGCGCTGGTGTTCGTGCTATGGGTATATCTGACAGCGTCTTCGCTGGAGTAGTGTCCACGGGCTTGACCCCTTTGGAACTTGAATCAAAGCCACGCACTGAGGTAGATGCTCTTGTGCAGAAAAGTTCTCGCAGAGCCGTCCAGGAATTGGGAGCAGATGTAATATGCCTTGGGTGTGCTGGAATGGCTCACATGGTAGAGGTTGTTCAACAGGCAGTAGGTCCCGATGTTCCCGTTGTTGAAGGAGCAAAGGCTGGAGTGGGAATGTTGACTAGTCTTGTTCAAatgtctttgtttacttccAAGGTCGGTGCATATCAAGCCATTCCATTCTAATTTACAATTCCCAGCAGACGGAACACTGTTTCATGTATTCATTTAAACAACATTCTATGGAATCTTACAAACACGCTATAGCATACTGTATTAACCAAAATAGATATTATTTTAATCTTCAATATAactcaaaagaaatcaatcACCAACATAACCAAATGCAAAAAGTTGATTAAGgaataaaatacaaaaactCAAGAAaccaatttcaaaaaacgaTTTCCATTCAGCGGTCTTCCGAATGGGTGAGGAATTTCAAATCGTGAATCCTAAAGTACACATTATCTCCTGAACATGCATAGATAAGTTTTTTCCACACGCACATAGAATCGCATAAATAACAAAAGCATCGGGCTGGACATAATTGGTATTATCCAGTGATaagtttttaattttaaaaacgtgtaaaaaaaagaaaagaaaattacaaagaactaagtaaaaaatatatgttgaaaacaaaaaaaaagggaaattAAAAAGGGTAAAGCTTAACGTGAAGACGTCGACAAAAATACAACCGGCATTATTAAGCTGGTTTACAGACATCCAGAATTCAAGAAATAGTCATCAATTAAGTTGGTGACGAGGGCGTGTACTCCACGTTTGTTTTGGTATCGGCTTCCTATAAAAACTGCTCCAGATTCATGCTAAGGTTGGGACTGAAAGGCTTCTCGTTTTCTGACGTTGTCCCGTTACTGGCATCCCATAATCCGGTTTCTGGATGATTGTAAAGCTCAAAATCGTTCTTTGGTACATGCCAAGATAAAGAATCAAACAGAAGAGGGTTTTCTTGTTCGTAATATGGCAAGTGTTCAGACTGTGCCACGGTACTTTGATCCATTGAAATTCCAAGTCCATTCAATTGCCGTAACTGTTCTGCATTTTCTGTAGCATCATCCGGAGATCGACTGTTTGATCTGGACGATGGAACATTGaactgaagaaaaggaatttccTCCACAAGGAATTCATCATCAATTCCCTGGCTGGTTAATTGGAAACgttcaaaaactttatCTTTCAGGCTAATTAAAAACGCAAAATCtttgttggaaaaagaaaacccaTCTCTAAGGTGTTCGAATATTTTGCACATATATCGTAAATCATTATAGGCCGTCATTGCATagcttgtttttggaaaacttaAAGCATAAGCTCCTTGAATGATGCCAGCGTTCAGAGAGTGAAAGCGGAATACCCACCAACGAAGAGGTTCAACGGGAACTAAGCACatcaaagaataaagaacgTGGATGAGATCATGAGAAACAGAAGTACAAAGAGACAAAGACGTAGCGTATTGATTTCTTTCCTCGGTACGCGTAACGGCTCTTACAAACCAAGGACGATGCAAGTACAGTACGGATTGAAGAATGATGAACTTGATAGAATACTGTTCCATAATTATGACTGGCGAGGCATTCTTTGTATCGTCGGTAACACAGAAATAATCTGGCAGCTCACTTTCCACTTCCAACAATTCTTTAGTTAAAGTCTGTACTTCCGAGTAACTAGGAGGAGTAAATTTAAAAGCACGGTTGAGGGCATTCGCCAAATATTTAGAAATTTTAGCTTTAACAATAGTAAAGCTAGCTTCAGTTCGTAAAGGAGACGGTTCTGGAATGAATAGGCTATCTGGCGCGATGCTAGCGTCTGCAATATTGGAAGGAGGTAAAACGTTAGTTTGATCATTACTAATGGCATAGGGTCTTCCTAAGCTCATTGAGAGCATTCGgtccaaaaacaaaagctcTGCCCAAATCATTCGACGCATATGCAACTGGAACGCGGAAAGCTCAAAAACCTCGCCATCACGATGCATGCCCATGGCAACAGCAATACGGGTGGCAGTTCCAACACAATTCCAAGCAAAATTGGTACGTTCAAGACAATCACAAAAGTAGGAATACTGACACATGAGGATGAGAAAAACGACAGCATCGACGGAAGGCACGAAGGAGGAGTATGAGATATCAAAGCACAGTTGGGCACGAAGGTAAAACTCATGCGCAAGGGATTTTCTGTTCCTTACTAATGCAGGAGACGCGAATAGGGTACCGAGACAAAAAACCATGTAGGTAAGGGCAAGGAAGTGAGGCTGAGGCGGAGACCGAGAAGAATCATGAGCGTATAAATTAAGACGAGccttttcaaaggaagGGCGATGAATGACATGACAGCTCCACCCTACGTTGtcaaaataaagatttAATAGGCAGACGGCAAATTGAGGGACGGGAAGCATATCACATAGATTGGTAGGATTCAATACGTTAGGAACGCGGTGACTCCAATGGAggagagaagaagaagaagaagatggaTACAACAGTGACCTTTGAAGAGCAAAGTAATCCTCTTCTTCACTATTTGGATCTGCTTGAGGGATACAAGATCGACTAGAAGAAGCACCGTAATAATTAAGATGACCGTGAGAGCCTATCTTGAGACGACCAAGCATTTGAGAGACGTCTGCAAGCGTCGAATCTCCCGACGGTGAAGATGTCTGAGTAGTATCATCCATTTTTGACTCCGCGGACTGGTTCCGCGCTGATGGTGATTGAGTCTTTGCCGAAAACGATAATGATAGCGGAGGTTGCTCTGTCGGGTCtatgtatttttcaatcaaagaatgaataaCTTTTTGATCATGTTCAGCTATAAACAAGGAATCATGGTTACTATCGTAAGACTCGACAGCACCTTGTAGCTTAGACATTCGAGACAACAATAGCTTAATCAATTTATCACTATTTCCCAAAAAGGGATATGTTAGCAACTCATGATTACAATGTACAATAGGAAAAAAGAcggaaggaagaaagaacgGAAACCAAAATCGCATTCAGTCAAGCCGGGTTCAGTTCAGAAACTTGCCTCCGTCCATCAACCTAAAAGTAAGAATAATGATATACCTCACAGAAATAACAATTCCATCTGGACATAAATCGGAAATTCCTCGTTTTTTACAATTGGAGCAAGGCCAAACACGATCACACTAACGCGTTAGTCGTCTGTTTTCCACTCATTTCAGAGCAACTTACCTTTAGTTTGAGACGATGACATTCTCTACATGAAGTAatttttcgatttcttctCGTACCTGGCCTCTTTCCAGGAGTAGTCATTTAGGTGTTTTGGTCAAGT
The nucleotide sequence above comes from Schizosaccharomyces osmophilus chromosome 3, complete sequence. Encoded proteins:
- a CDS encoding hydantoin racemase family: MVRILVINPNSTVEMTNNVKKVLDSCTPLDVELQYLSGPPNGPASIESVFDGILTASFVMRHFKQNPPQCDAFLVACYSDHPLVSALREAYKKPCLGIMQASIFAALSLGRKVAIVTTTKRYEPLLSAGVRAMGISDSVFAGVVSTGLTPLELESKPRTEVDALVQKSSRRAVQELGADVICLGCAGMAHMVEVVQQAVGPDVPVVEGAKAGVGMLTSLVQMSLFTSKVGAYQAIPF
- a CDS encoding DNA-binding transcription factor, zf-fungal binuclear cluster type; translated protein: MTTPGKRPGTRRNRKITSCRECHRLKLKCDRVWPCSNCKKRGISDLCPDGIVISVSDKLIKLLLSRMSKLQGAVESYDSNHDSLFIAEHDQKVIHSLIEKYIDPTEQPPLSLSFSAKTQSPSARNQSAESKMDDTTQTSSPSGDSTLADVSQMLGRLKIGSHGHLNYYGASSSRSCIPQADPNSEEEDYFALQRSLLYPSSSSSSLLHWSHRVPNVLNPTNLCDMLPVPQFAVCLLNLYFDNVGWSCHVIHRPSFEKARLNLYAHDSSRSPPQPHFLALTYMVFCLGTLFASPALVRNRKSLAHEFYLRAQLCFDISYSSFVPSVDAVVFLILMCQYSYFCDCLERTNFAWNCVGTATRIAVAMGMHRDGEVFELSAFQLHMRRMIWAELLFLDRMLSMSLGRPYAISNDQTNVLPPSNIADASIAPDSLFIPEPSPLRTEASFTIVKAKISKYLANALNRAFKFTPPSYSEVQTLTKELLEVESELPDYFCVTDDTKNASPVIIMEQYSIKFIILQSVLYLHRPWFVRAVTRTEERNQYATSLSLCTSVSHDLIHVLYSLMCLVPVEPLRWWVFRFHSLNAGIIQGAYALSFPKTSYAMTAYNDLRYMCKIFEHLRDGFSFSNKDFAFLISLKDKVFERFQLTSQGIDDEFLVEEIPFLQFNVPSSRSNSRSPDDATENAEQLRQLNGLGISMDQSTVAQSEHLPYYEQENPLLFDSLSWHVPKNDFELYNHPETGLWDASNGTTSENEKPFSPNLSMNLEQFL
- the dal2 gene encoding allantoicase Dal2; translation: MSTAAVVQIAPKVGDAFFSQHCIDLISRSLGGQVIACSDDFFASAENLISQSPPIRREGVYVETGAWYDGWETRRHNPEPSDWVIAKVGASSGCITGIEIDTAFFNGNHAPAVSVEATFSPNKIPDANAFWTPILPKVSCGPSQRHLFQLETPTSDCYTHVRLQMYPDGGIARFRVYGNVIPVFPADLDIRLDLAHMYLGGLVVQCSNQHFGRKDNLILPGRGINMGDGWETARSREPGHVDWVIVKLGTKGYIDDILVDTNHFKGNYPKEVILEATDSPDHVPGPDCTWEIILPAHKLGPHMEHTFLDLENIATPKTHVRMIIVPDGGVKRLRICGRRAPL